In Delphinus delphis chromosome 11, mDelDel1.2, whole genome shotgun sequence, one genomic interval encodes:
- the MLC1 gene encoding membrane protein MLC1 isoform X3 → MAREELGYDRMPPLERGRPDAGSYAPDTKPSDLQLSSRLPPCFSHKTWVFSVLMGSCLLVTSGFSLYLGNVFPLEMDYLRCAAGSCIPSAIVSFAVWRRNVSAIPNFQILFVSTFAVTTTCLIWFGCKLVLNPSAVDINFNLILLLLLELFMAATVIISARSSEAHCKQKGSISESTNILYEVTFPARVLKSYSVIEVIAGVSAILGGVIALNVDDAISGPHLSVTFFWILVACFPSAIASHVTAECPSRSLVEVLIAICSLAAPLLFTASGYLSFSVMRIMDVFKDYPPAFKSYDALLLLLMLELLLQAGLNTATVIQCVRFKAGASWDAAQTGPQGRPAGEKAQGVLNRAAVLPVW, encoded by the exons ATGGCCCGGGAGGAGCTGGGCTACGACCGGATGCCCCCACTGGAGCGCGGGCGGCCGGATGCGGGGAGCTACGCCCCGGACACCAAGCCCAGTGACCTTCAGCTGTCTTCCAGGCTGCCCCCGTGCTTCAGCCACAAGACGTGGGTCTTCTCCGTGCTGATGGGG AGCTGCCTGCTTGTGACCTCGGGCTTTTCCCTCTACCTGGGAAACGTGTTTCCTTTGGAGATGGATTACCTACGCTGTGCTGCAGGTTCA TGCATCCCCTCAGCCATAGTGAGCTTTGCTGTCTGGAGGAGAAACGTCAGCGCG ATTCCCAACTTCCAGATACTGTTTGTGTCCACGTTTGCTGTCACCACGACGTGTTTGATCTGGTTTGGATGCAAACTTGTACTGAACCCGTCAGCAGTAGAT ATCAATTTCAATCTgattctgctgcttctgctggAGCTTTTCATGGCAGCCACGGTGATCATCTCTGCGCGGTCCAGCGAGGCGCACTGCAAGCAGAAG ggCTCCATCTCGGAGAGCACCAACATTCTGTATGAAGTGACATTTCCTGCTCGGGTCCTGAAATCCTATTCC GTCATCGAGGTGATCGCCGGTGTCTCCGCCATCCTTGGAGGGGTCATCGCTCTGAATGTGGATGACGCCATCTCAGGCCCGCACCTTTCGGTGACGTTCTTTTGGATCTTAGTGGCC tGTTTTCCAAGTGCCATTGCCAGCCATGTGACGGCAGAGTGTCCCAGCAGATCTCTG GTGGAGGTGCTGATAGCCATCTGCAGCCTCGCGGCCCCGCTGCTGTTCACGGCCTCGGGGTACCTGTCCTTCAGCGTAATGAGAATCATGGATGTCTTTAAAGATTACCCGCCAGCCTTCAAG TCCTACGACGCGCTTCTGTTGCTGCTGATGCTGGAGCTGCTGCTGCAGGCGGGCCTCAACACGGCCACGGTCATCCAGTGCGTGCGCTTCAAGGCGGGTGCATCCTGGGACGCTGCACAGACCGGCCCGCAGGGACGCCCGGCGGGAGAG AAGGCGCAGGGGGTGCTGAACCGGGCAGCTGTCCTCCCTGTTTGGTGA
- the MLC1 gene encoding membrane protein MLC1 isoform X1 translates to MAREELGYDRMPPLERGRPDAGSYAPDTKPSDLQLSSRLPPCFSHKTWVFSVLMGSCLLVTSGFSLYLGNVFPLEMDYLRCAAGSCIPSAIVSFAVWRRNVSAIPNFQILFVSTFAVTTTCLIWFGCKLVLNPSAVDINFNLILLLLLELFMAATVIISARSSEAHCKQKGSISESTNILYEVTFPARVLKSYSVIEVIAGVSAILGGVIALNVDDAISGPHLSVTFFWILVACFPSAIASHVTAECPSRSLVEVLIAICSLAAPLLFTASGYLSFSVMRIMDVFKDYPPAFKSYDALLLLLMLELLLQAGLNTATVIQCVRFKAGASWDAAQTGPQGRPAGESQVARSPLKEFDKEKAWRAVMVQMAQ, encoded by the exons ATGGCCCGGGAGGAGCTGGGCTACGACCGGATGCCCCCACTGGAGCGCGGGCGGCCGGATGCGGGGAGCTACGCCCCGGACACCAAGCCCAGTGACCTTCAGCTGTCTTCCAGGCTGCCCCCGTGCTTCAGCCACAAGACGTGGGTCTTCTCCGTGCTGATGGGG AGCTGCCTGCTTGTGACCTCGGGCTTTTCCCTCTACCTGGGAAACGTGTTTCCTTTGGAGATGGATTACCTACGCTGTGCTGCAGGTTCA TGCATCCCCTCAGCCATAGTGAGCTTTGCTGTCTGGAGGAGAAACGTCAGCGCG ATTCCCAACTTCCAGATACTGTTTGTGTCCACGTTTGCTGTCACCACGACGTGTTTGATCTGGTTTGGATGCAAACTTGTACTGAACCCGTCAGCAGTAGAT ATCAATTTCAATCTgattctgctgcttctgctggAGCTTTTCATGGCAGCCACGGTGATCATCTCTGCGCGGTCCAGCGAGGCGCACTGCAAGCAGAAG ggCTCCATCTCGGAGAGCACCAACATTCTGTATGAAGTGACATTTCCTGCTCGGGTCCTGAAATCCTATTCC GTCATCGAGGTGATCGCCGGTGTCTCCGCCATCCTTGGAGGGGTCATCGCTCTGAATGTGGATGACGCCATCTCAGGCCCGCACCTTTCGGTGACGTTCTTTTGGATCTTAGTGGCC tGTTTTCCAAGTGCCATTGCCAGCCATGTGACGGCAGAGTGTCCCAGCAGATCTCTG GTGGAGGTGCTGATAGCCATCTGCAGCCTCGCGGCCCCGCTGCTGTTCACGGCCTCGGGGTACCTGTCCTTCAGCGTAATGAGAATCATGGATGTCTTTAAAGATTACCCGCCAGCCTTCAAG TCCTACGACGCGCTTCTGTTGCTGCTGATGCTGGAGCTGCTGCTGCAGGCGGGCCTCAACACGGCCACGGTCATCCAGTGCGTGCGCTTCAAGGCGGGTGCATCCTGGGACGCTGCACAGACCGGCCCGCAGGGACGCCCGGCGGGAGAG TCACAGGTGGCCAGAAGCCCCCTGAAGGAGTTTGACAAGGAGAAAGCGTGGAGAGCCGTCATGGTGCAAATGGCCCAGTGA
- the MLC1 gene encoding membrane protein MLC1 isoform X2: MAREELGYDRMPPLERGRPDAGSYAPDTKPSDLQLSSRLPPCFSHKTWVFSVLMGSCLLVTSGFSLYLGNVFPLEMDYLRCAAGSCIPSAIVSFAVWRRNVSAIPNFQILFVSTFAVTTTCLIWFGCKLVLNPSAVDINFNLILLLLLELFMAATVIISARSSEAHCKQKGSISESTNILYEVTFPARVLKSYSVIEVIAGVSAILGGVIALNVDDAISGPHLSVTFFWILVACFPSAIASHVTAECPSRSLVEVLIAICSLAAPLLFTASGYLSFSVMRIMDVFKDYPPAFKSYDALLLLLMLELLLQAGLNTATVIQCVRFKAGASWDAAQTGPQGRPAGEVARSPLKEFDKEKAWRAVMVQMAQ; encoded by the exons ATGGCCCGGGAGGAGCTGGGCTACGACCGGATGCCCCCACTGGAGCGCGGGCGGCCGGATGCGGGGAGCTACGCCCCGGACACCAAGCCCAGTGACCTTCAGCTGTCTTCCAGGCTGCCCCCGTGCTTCAGCCACAAGACGTGGGTCTTCTCCGTGCTGATGGGG AGCTGCCTGCTTGTGACCTCGGGCTTTTCCCTCTACCTGGGAAACGTGTTTCCTTTGGAGATGGATTACCTACGCTGTGCTGCAGGTTCA TGCATCCCCTCAGCCATAGTGAGCTTTGCTGTCTGGAGGAGAAACGTCAGCGCG ATTCCCAACTTCCAGATACTGTTTGTGTCCACGTTTGCTGTCACCACGACGTGTTTGATCTGGTTTGGATGCAAACTTGTACTGAACCCGTCAGCAGTAGAT ATCAATTTCAATCTgattctgctgcttctgctggAGCTTTTCATGGCAGCCACGGTGATCATCTCTGCGCGGTCCAGCGAGGCGCACTGCAAGCAGAAG ggCTCCATCTCGGAGAGCACCAACATTCTGTATGAAGTGACATTTCCTGCTCGGGTCCTGAAATCCTATTCC GTCATCGAGGTGATCGCCGGTGTCTCCGCCATCCTTGGAGGGGTCATCGCTCTGAATGTGGATGACGCCATCTCAGGCCCGCACCTTTCGGTGACGTTCTTTTGGATCTTAGTGGCC tGTTTTCCAAGTGCCATTGCCAGCCATGTGACGGCAGAGTGTCCCAGCAGATCTCTG GTGGAGGTGCTGATAGCCATCTGCAGCCTCGCGGCCCCGCTGCTGTTCACGGCCTCGGGGTACCTGTCCTTCAGCGTAATGAGAATCATGGATGTCTTTAAAGATTACCCGCCAGCCTTCAAG TCCTACGACGCGCTTCTGTTGCTGCTGATGCTGGAGCTGCTGCTGCAGGCGGGCCTCAACACGGCCACGGTCATCCAGTGCGTGCGCTTCAAGGCGGGTGCATCCTGGGACGCTGCACAGACCGGCCCGCAGGGACGCCCGGCGGGAGAG GTGGCCAGAAGCCCCCTGAAGGAGTTTGACAAGGAGAAAGCGTGGAGAGCCGTCATGGTGCAAATGGCCCAGTGA